One genomic window of Meles meles chromosome 3, mMelMel3.1 paternal haplotype, whole genome shotgun sequence includes the following:
- the LOC123939181 gene encoding olfactory receptor 2L3-like, whose amino-acid sequence MVGGNKSSVTDFILVGLFPEFQHSIVLNFMIIFIYTFAFLGNTLLIVLIWGDSRLHTPMYILLSQLSLIDLTLTSTIVPKMASNFFTGKRTITWIGCGTQSFFFLMLGMSECLILTLMAYDRYVAVCNPLRYPIIMSPRFCMHMVLGCWIGGSVSSFIHTVYPMHFPICGSREIHHFFCEVPVLIKLSCEDTSVYQLVVVVTSIVLLVVPFSLITASYTLIFLAVFRMNSVKGRKKTLATCSSHLTVVSLFFAPNIFIYMTFTSSHSAEQDQALSVFSNILTPMLNPLIYSLRNKEVVAALKKLMGKCVISYWMKTTPEL is encoded by the coding sequence ATGGTAGGTGGAAACAAATCCTCAGTAACCGATTTCATCCTTGTGGGACTCTTTCCTGAATTTCAGCATTCTATTGTCCTCAACTTCATGATCATTTTTATCTACACCTTTGCTTTCCTGGGAAACACACTTCTGATTGTCTTGATTTGGGGAGACTCTCGGCTCCATACACCCATGTACATTCTCCTCAGTCAACTCTCTCTCATTGACTTGACATTAACTTCCACCATTGTCCCAAAGATGGCTTCTAATTTTTTCACAGGGAAAAGGACAATAACCTGGATTGGCTGTGGAACACAGAGTTTCTTCTTCCTGATGTTAGGAATGTCGGAGTGTCTCATCTTGACTCTCATGgcttatgaccgctatgtggctgTCTGCAACCCACTGCGTTACCCAATTATCATGAGCCCCAGGTTCTGTATGCATATGGTTTTGGGGTGTTGGATTGGAGGCTCTGTAAGTTCATTTATCCATACAGTCTACCCTATGCATTTTCCCATCTGTGGGTCACGGGAGATCCACCACTTCTTCTGTGAGGTCCCAGTTCTCATTAAGCTCTCCTGTGAAGACACGTCAGTATATCAGttagtggtggtggtgacaaGCATTGTGTTGCTTGTTGTACCTTTCAGTCTCATCACAGCTTCCTATACTCTCATCTTCCTCGCGGTCTTCCGTATGAACTCTGTCAAAGGTAGGAAAAAAACCCTGGCCACCTGCTCTTCACATTTAACTGTTGTGAGTCTCTTCTTTGCCCCAAACATATTTATCTATATGACTTTCACTTCCTCCCATAGTGCAGAGCAGGACCAAGCTCTTTCTGTATTCAGCAATATCCTAACCCCCATGTTGAATCCCCTAATTTACAGCCTGAGGAACAAGGAGGTGGTAGCAGCTCTCAAGAAGCTTATGGGGAAATGTGTGATTTCTTACTGGATGAAAACTACACCTgagctgtga